In uncultured Cohaesibacter sp., a genomic segment contains:
- a CDS encoding TldD/PmbA family protein, with translation MSDLLDQSIIEERAHHLVKAAMKAGADSADAVAARAISSSVGLRDGALEENEHSENDSMALRVFIDGCKASISTNTTDDMDILTKLAERAVAMAHMSPPDPFARLAARSDLMEPSLVEARIKALDPADMNIPTSEDLTRMVQEAEEAAMAVDGVTKSGGAAAGHFLGGAVLATSHGFVGSYMSSRISFSVTAIAGSGTTMERDYSFSASVHRDDLREPSLVGRRAGERAVERLNPAKIETGTYDILFEPRVATTLVGHFASAINGAAIARHTSFLNGKLGRRVFPAGVFINDDPTLRRGLGSRPFDGEGVDCQPLALVEDGYLNQWVLDSATAAELGMKTNGRASRSGANPYPSTTNLRLEAGSHTKEQLIAGIKDGVYITDLIGHGVNGVTGDYSRGASGIRIKDGKLAEAVSEITIAGNLIDMFARVITADDLSFEHAVNAPSILIEGMTVAGR, from the coding sequence ATGTCAGACCTTCTCGATCAATCCATCATAGAGGAAAGAGCCCACCATCTGGTCAAGGCAGCCATGAAGGCCGGAGCCGATTCCGCCGACGCCGTTGCCGCCCGGGCGATCTCCAGCTCCGTTGGCCTGCGCGATGGCGCTCTGGAAGAAAATGAACATTCCGAAAATGACTCCATGGCGCTTCGGGTGTTCATTGATGGCTGTAAGGCATCGATTTCGACCAATACCACCGATGATATGGATATCCTGACCAAGCTGGCGGAACGAGCAGTGGCCATGGCGCACATGTCGCCACCGGATCCTTTTGCCCGTCTTGCTGCACGCAGCGACCTGATGGAGCCGTCTCTGGTCGAGGCGCGTATCAAGGCTCTGGACCCTGCCGACATGAATATTCCCACTTCGGAAGATCTGACCCGCATGGTGCAGGAGGCTGAAGAAGCGGCCATGGCCGTCGATGGGGTAACCAAATCGGGTGGCGCTGCCGCTGGGCACTTTCTCGGTGGCGCGGTACTGGCAACCTCGCACGGGTTCGTTGGCTCCTACATGTCTTCGCGCATTTCCTTTTCCGTGACCGCGATTGCCGGTTCGGGCACCACCATGGAACGCGATTATTCCTTCTCGGCTTCGGTGCATCGGGACGACCTGCGCGAGCCTAGCCTTGTCGGACGCAGGGCAGGGGAGCGAGCCGTTGAACGGCTCAATCCTGCCAAGATCGAGACCGGCACCTATGACATTCTGTTCGAGCCGCGGGTGGCAACGACGCTGGTCGGCCATTTCGCCTCGGCCATCAACGGGGCAGCCATCGCGCGCCATACCTCGTTCCTCAACGGCAAGCTGGGGCGGCGTGTATTTCCCGCTGGCGTTTTTATCAATGATGACCCGACGCTGCGGCGCGGTCTGGGCTCGCGGCCATTTGACGGCGAAGGGGTTGATTGCCAGCCGCTGGCGCTGGTGGAAGACGGCTATCTCAACCAGTGGGTTCTGGATAGCGCAACCGCTGCCGAGTTGGGGATGAAGACCAATGGTCGTGCGTCGCGCTCGGGTGCCAACCCCTATCCCTCGACAACCAACCTGCGACTGGAAGCGGGGTCACACACCAAGGAACAGCTGATTGCCGGCATCAAGGACGGGGTCTATATCACCGATCTGATTGGTCATGGGGTCAATGGCGTGACGGGCGACTATTCCCGCGGCGCTTCTGGCATTCGCATCAAGGACGGTAAGCTGGCTGAAGCCGTTTCCGAAATCACGATCGCCGGTAACCTGATCGACATGTTTGCACGGGTGATCACGGCTGACGACCTTTCCTTTGAGCATGCTGTCAACGCACCGTCCATTCTGATCGAGGGAATGACCGTTGCCGGACGATAA
- a CDS encoding DUF6101 family protein, whose product MRRQENQKYTEAISYQAVGAARIDPHNLAKYFQSGEIRAKAATLSGFSETALFGAHVPGIAQIKANQVLVECNLSCGLPLIVRVPLSYYKGIGARFIVGKREGNPLICILELVHEDPNLTLPLMVSTDLEDAAVDWQSWAKRYNLAMLHKPLGAGDYEVATDQDGPLSDLVKGPQMARRPHAQFAIRRPRFLTRRKVGVAGSMPRFEGREIIARD is encoded by the coding sequence GTGAGGCGTCAAGAAAATCAGAAATACACGGAAGCCATTTCCTACCAGGCTGTAGGGGCCGCACGCATCGACCCCCACAATCTGGCCAAATACTTCCAATCCGGCGAGATCCGCGCCAAGGCGGCCACATTGAGCGGTTTCAGCGAAACCGCCCTGTTTGGTGCCCATGTGCCCGGTATCGCGCAGATCAAGGCCAATCAGGTTCTGGTGGAATGCAACCTCAGCTGCGGGCTGCCGCTCATCGTCCGCGTTCCGCTGTCCTACTACAAGGGCATCGGTGCCCGCTTCATTGTCGGCAAGCGCGAAGGCAATCCGCTGATCTGCATCCTTGAACTGGTTCATGAAGACCCCAACCTGACCCTGCCATTGATGGTCAGCACGGATCTTGAGGATGCCGCTGTCGACTGGCAGAGCTGGGCCAAGCGCTATAATCTGGCCATGTTGCACAAGCCGCTTGGCGCAGGCGACTATGAAGTCGCGACTGATCAGGATGGCCCTCTGTCCGATCTCGTCAAGGGACCGCAAATGGCGCGCCGCCCCCATGCACAGTTCGCGATCCGTCGCCCCCGTTTCCTGACCCGCCGCAAGGTCGGTGTGGCCGGTTCCATGCCACGCTTTGAAGGGCGCGAGATCATCGCCCGCGATTAG
- a CDS encoding patatin-like phospholipase family protein, which translates to MSEKTVAVAFGGGGARGISHIWVMEALDELGVTPVALSGTSIGALAAICYASGMSGKDLHDYMLALFSNTGEVLSRFWKHRPKSLSQMFTLQNPMASWTQLDPHWIVETFLPREIKTDFSELAIPVSLSATDYFSGEEVIFDKGPVGLALAASIAIPALFRPIEINRRLLIDGGCVNPMPVDHVRKKADIVIAVDVVGLPQRPADNRIGSFEMGFGATQVLMQTIQREKMRHDKPDLLVRPHVDEFRPLDFLKTADILAASKRTKDEVKTSLGRLLDR; encoded by the coding sequence ATGAGCGAGAAGACGGTAGCAGTTGCCTTCGGTGGCGGTGGCGCACGCGGCATTTCCCATATCTGGGTCATGGAAGCTCTGGACGAACTCGGCGTCACACCGGTGGCCCTGTCCGGCACATCCATCGGTGCCCTTGCCGCGATCTGCTATGCCTCGGGGATGAGCGGCAAGGACCTGCATGACTATATGCTCGCGCTGTTCAGCAACACCGGAGAGGTCCTGTCCCGTTTCTGGAAGCACAGGCCCAAAAGCCTCTCGCAGATGTTTACCTTGCAGAACCCGATGGCCAGTTGGACACAGCTCGATCCCCACTGGATTGTCGAAACCTTCCTGCCGCGCGAAATCAAGACGGACTTCAGTGAACTGGCGATTCCGGTCAGTCTCAGCGCAACGGACTATTTCTCCGGCGAGGAAGTCATTTTCGACAAGGGTCCCGTTGGTTTGGCTCTGGCCGCTTCCATCGCCATTCCCGCCCTGTTCCGCCCCATCGAGATCAACCGTCGGCTGCTTATTGATGGCGGCTGCGTCAATCCCATGCCGGTGGACCACGTTCGCAAGAAGGCCGATATCGTCATCGCGGTGGATGTCGTCGGGCTCCCCCAAAGACCAGCGGACAACAGGATCGGTTCGTTTGAAATGGGCTTTGGTGCAACGCAGGTGCTGATGCAGACGATCCAGCGCGAAAAGATGCGTCACGACAAGCCCGATCTGCTGGTGCGTCCGCACGTCGACGAATTCCGACCGCTCGACTTCCTCAAGACAGCTGACATTCTGGCCGCCAGCAAACGCACCAAGGACGAGGTGAAGACCAGCCTGGGGCGCCTGCTGGACCGTTGA
- a CDS encoding heavy-metal-associated domain-containing protein, producing MIKLNVQEMSCGGCVKSVTEAVKNVDASAEVEASLETGAVTVESGADPEAIRSAIEEAGFPAALA from the coding sequence ATGATCAAACTGAACGTACAGGAAATGTCCTGCGGCGGCTGCGTCAAATCTGTAACAGAAGCCGTCAAAAATGTTGATGCCTCTGCCGAAGTCGAGGCCAGCCTCGAAACAGGTGCTGTCACCGTTGAATCTGGCGCTGATCCGGAAGCCATTCGCTCAGCCATCGAAGAAGCCGGTTTCCCGGCTGCGTTGGCGTAA
- a CDS encoding sigma-54 dependent transcriptional regulator, with protein sequence MINDQLTGLLEDKLKQPCDIQMFDDKAPASFLMEPACALITFEDEEELKVLSRLASRHPNMLLLALSENGSVSRAVASMQAGAHDFIARPVSADMLSNRMSEMIAHHRPAPRSDIVLSSRPTASSTSDGMGASRAQDQSSDFEIMRDFEGFIGKSPAMHGVYDQIMRIAGSKAPVFITGESGTGKEVCAQALHARSSRSAGPFIAINCSAIPADLMESEVFGHMRGAFTGANEDRKGAAELADGGTLFLDEIGEMPLDLQAKLLRLIQTGCLRRVGGSQEISLNIRFIAATNRDPLEEVRAGRFREDLFYRMHVLPIHLPPLRDRSGDIVPLAKSFLVQYAHEEGKNFRLFSTEAEHMLEAYRWPGNVRQLQNAIRRLTVMYDGTVVEPDHLPDLLHSDDSFERDLNRAISDLRQMGAAMSDAIQPFWQQEKQIIEGALSHFDGNISRAAAALEISPSTIYRKRMSWAQKETA encoded by the coding sequence ATGATCAATGATCAATTGACGGGGCTGCTTGAAGACAAGCTCAAGCAGCCATGCGACATTCAGATGTTTGACGATAAAGCCCCGGCCAGTTTCCTCATGGAACCGGCTTGCGCCCTCATCACGTTCGAAGATGAGGAAGAGCTCAAGGTCCTGTCTCGTCTTGCCAGCCGCCACCCCAACATGCTGCTTCTGGCTCTGAGCGAAAACGGCTCTGTGTCCCGCGCGGTTGCCTCGATGCAGGCTGGAGCCCATGATTTCATCGCCCGGCCAGTATCGGCCGATATGCTGAGCAACCGGATGAGCGAAATGATCGCCCATCACCGCCCTGCCCCGCGCAGCGATATCGTTCTCTCTTCCCGCCCCACAGCCTCCTCGACATCCGATGGCATGGGCGCGTCCCGTGCGCAGGACCAGTCGTCAGATTTCGAGATCATGCGCGATTTCGAGGGCTTCATCGGCAAATCCCCGGCCATGCACGGGGTCTATGACCAGATCATGCGGATTGCCGGTTCAAAAGCCCCTGTGTTCATCACCGGAGAATCGGGCACCGGCAAGGAAGTCTGCGCCCAGGCATTGCATGCCCGTTCGTCGCGCAGTGCCGGCCCGTTCATTGCCATCAACTGCAGTGCCATTCCAGCAGATCTGATGGAATCGGAAGTTTTCGGCCATATGCGTGGCGCATTCACCGGGGCCAACGAAGACCGCAAGGGGGCGGCAGAGTTGGCCGACGGCGGTACGCTGTTCCTTGACGAGATTGGCGAAATGCCGCTCGATCTACAGGCCAAGCTGTTGCGCCTCATCCAGACAGGCTGCTTGCGCCGGGTTGGTGGCAGCCAGGAAATTTCCCTCAACATCCGCTTCATTGCCGCAACCAACCGCGATCCGCTTGAGGAAGTGCGGGCTGGCCGGTTCCGCGAAGACCTGTTCTATCGCATGCACGTGCTGCCGATCCATCTGCCGCCGCTGCGCGACCGTTCCGGCGACATCGTGCCGCTGGCCAAGAGCTTCCTCGTTCAGTATGCGCATGAAGAAGGCAAGAACTTCCGCCTTTTCAGCACGGAAGCCGAGCATATGCTGGAGGCTTATCGCTGGCCGGGCAATGTGCGCCAGCTGCAAAACGCCATTCGCCGCCTGACCGTGATGTATGACGGTACGGTGGTTGAGCCGGATCATCTGCCCGACCTGTTGCATTCGGACGACAGCTTCGAGCGTGATCTCAATCGGGCCATCAGCGACCTGCGCCAGATGGGCGCGGCGATGTCCGACGCAATCCAGCCTTTCTGGCAACAGGAAAAGCAGATCATTGAAGGTGCCCTCAGCCATTTTGATGGCAATATCTCCCGCGCCGCCGCTGCACTGGAAATCAGCCCCTCGACAATCTATCGCAAGCGCATGAGCTGGGCGCAGAAGGAAACCGCCTGA
- a CDS encoding GNAT family N-acetyltransferase, which yields MSYALIRPATDTDGPAISKLITDIFADYENCHFVADEYPELAHPSSYYAAMGGEMWVAEQDGEIVGCLAVAESLTPGLFELHTVYVAQKARGEGLAWSMFNLATDLVDSREGNAIRLWSDTRFLEGHAFYEKVGFTKVPVVRFLGDVSDSWEFGYRLEAQNEE from the coding sequence ATGAGCTATGCCCTCATTCGTCCCGCTACCGACACCGATGGCCCGGCAATCAGCAAGCTTATCACTGATATCTTCGCCGATTATGAGAATTGCCACTTCGTTGCCGACGAGTATCCCGAACTCGCACACCCTTCCAGCTACTATGCAGCCATGGGCGGCGAGATGTGGGTGGCAGAACAGGACGGGGAAATCGTGGGCTGTCTTGCGGTGGCAGAATCGCTGACACCGGGCCTGTTCGAGCTGCACACAGTCTATGTCGCCCAAAAGGCGCGCGGTGAAGGCCTCGCCTGGTCAATGTTCAATCTGGCCACTGATCTGGTGGACAGCCGCGAGGGCAATGCCATTCGTCTCTGGAGCGACACCCGTTTTCTTGAAGGGCACGCCTTCTACGAGAAGGTCGGCTTTACCAAAGTGCCGGTCGTGCGGTTCCTGGGTGATGTGTCTGATAGCTGGGAGTTCGGCTATCGCCTCGAAGCACAGAATGAAGAGTAG
- a CDS encoding EF-hand domain-containing protein → MKTASKIALAIALVAGVSAASITLNSASAGGWGYGGYGWNNQQDGTWMGRRGGMRGGMRGGMMGPGGYYRAAGPAFGGAMMLQQFDANKDGVLTREEVDTGFAAKVTENDKDGDHAISLEEFKNEWLKMTQNRMVRGFQRLDSDASGKITPEELKSHADAIFAFMDRNGDGKLDQNDGPRRGMGYGPGFGPRFMNGPMAAPAQPAPAPSTNSAQ, encoded by the coding sequence ATGAAAACCGCATCGAAAATTGCACTCGCAATCGCATTGGTCGCTGGCGTATCGGCAGCGTCCATTACGCTGAACTCGGCTTCTGCCGGTGGCTGGGGCTATGGTGGTTATGGCTGGAACAACCAGCAGGACGGCACCTGGATGGGCCGTCGTGGTGGTATGCGTGGCGGCATGCGCGGTGGCATGATGGGCCCTGGCGGCTACTACCGTGCAGCAGGGCCAGCCTTTGGTGGCGCCATGATGCTGCAGCAGTTTGATGCCAACAAGGATGGCGTCCTGACCAGGGAAGAAGTCGACACTGGTTTCGCAGCGAAAGTCACCGAAAATGACAAGGACGGCGATCACGCCATTTCTCTTGAGGAATTCAAGAATGAATGGCTGAAGATGACCCAGAACCGCATGGTCCGCGGCTTCCAGCGTCTGGATAGCGACGCCAGCGGCAAGATCACGCCGGAAGAGCTGAAGAGCCACGCCGATGCCATATTTGCCTTCATGGACCGCAATGGCGACGGCAAGCTTGATCAGAACGACGGCCCGCGTCGTGGCATGGGATATGGTCCGGGGTTCGGCCCGCGCTTCATGAACGGCCCAATGGCTGCTCCGGCTCAGCCTGCTCCGGCACCATCGACGAATTCTGCCCAGTAA
- a CDS encoding EF-hand domain-containing protein, translated as MKNLTKIALTVALISGASAMAMGVNTASARGWGNGPAMGTGMGPAQGQRFDGPRGFLDLKALDTDKDGTLTKEELTAGLGKKLTDNDTNSDNAVSLEEFKTEWMAMTKDRMVRAFQRFDRDGDGKVTLEEFSAPATAQFDRLDVNNDGKIDNTDRQARQAQGPRGNWGQRDGRWGGGPRGGHFQKGQMGRQFGAQFGPQGGPMGGKMRGPHGGQFQMGQFQQGQYPQGQFQQGNFGQPMPRPGMGPGMGQGMGQGMGQGLMGSVQPAPQLAPSSDNPAPVASQTPDAASSEAPILPPIAMVE; from the coding sequence ATGAAAAACCTGACGAAAATCGCATTGACTGTCGCACTGATCAGCGGCGCTTCCGCCATGGCAATGGGTGTCAATACCGCATCTGCCAGAGGCTGGGGCAACGGCCCGGCAATGGGGACCGGGATGGGGCCTGCTCAGGGGCAGCGCTTTGATGGCCCGCGTGGCTTCCTCGATCTGAAGGCGCTAGACACCGACAAGGACGGCACCCTGACCAAGGAAGAGCTGACAGCCGGTCTGGGCAAGAAACTTACAGACAATGATACCAACAGCGACAATGCCGTATCCCTTGAGGAGTTCAAGACCGAGTGGATGGCCATGACCAAGGATCGGATGGTTCGCGCATTCCAGCGCTTTGATCGCGATGGCGATGGCAAGGTTACCCTTGAAGAATTCAGCGCTCCGGCAACTGCCCAGTTCGATCGCCTTGATGTCAACAATGACGGCAAGATCGACAACACCGACCGCCAGGCACGTCAAGCACAGGGCCCGCGGGGCAATTGGGGCCAGCGTGACGGCCGTTGGGGCGGTGGTCCACGGGGTGGCCACTTCCAAAAGGGTCAGATGGGGCGACAATTTGGTGCCCAGTTCGGCCCTCAGGGGGGACCTATGGGTGGCAAGATGCGCGGGCCGCATGGTGGCCAGTTCCAGATGGGCCAGTTCCAGCAGGGCCAGTATCCTCAGGGCCAGTTCCAGCAGGGCAATTTTGGCCAGCCGATGCCACGCCCGGGTATGGGCCCGGGTATGGGGCAAGGCATGGGTCAGGGTATGGGACAAGGTCTAATGGGGTCGGTTCAGCCAGCGCCGCAGTTGGCCCCGTCCTCCGATAACCCGGCACCGGTTGCCTCTCAGACGCCTGATGCAGCGTCCTCGGAAGCTCCTATCCTTCCGCCCATCGCCATGGTGGAATAG
- a CDS encoding response regulator — protein MEQSAHILVVDDHRDIRELLSKYLSKNGFRVSDADGGVKMRQILKTAAIDLIVLDVMMPGEDGLTLCRYVRENENIPVILLTALGEETDRIIGLEIGADDYLTKPFNPRELLARIKSVLRRSQSMPRDAEKPNEPEVLTFDDWTLYVHQRELVSPDGVTVPLSAADYRLLVTFLKRPTMVLSRDQLLDLTSGRTAQIFDRSIDNQVSRLRKKIEEDPKNPRMIKTVRGGGYVFTAKVTGKVDDATFDDVDEENDI, from the coding sequence ATGGAACAATCTGCACATATTCTGGTGGTGGATGATCATCGTGACATTCGCGAGCTGTTATCGAAGTATCTCTCGAAGAATGGCTTCCGGGTGAGCGATGCGGACGGCGGCGTGAAAATGCGCCAGATCCTGAAGACGGCAGCAATCGATCTGATCGTACTGGACGTGATGATGCCCGGCGAAGATGGCCTCACCCTTTGCCGCTACGTGCGCGAGAACGAGAATATCCCGGTCATCCTGCTGACGGCGCTGGGCGAGGAAACCGATCGCATCATCGGTCTGGAGATCGGGGCGGATGACTATCTGACCAAGCCGTTCAATCCGCGCGAGCTTCTGGCTCGCATCAAGTCGGTGCTGCGGCGTAGCCAGTCGATGCCACGCGATGCCGAAAAGCCGAACGAACCCGAAGTGCTGACCTTTGACGACTGGACCCTCTATGTGCATCAGCGCGAACTGGTCAGCCCCGATGGGGTCACCGTGCCGTTGAGTGCCGCCGACTATCGGCTGCTGGTCACCTTCCTCAAGCGCCCTACCATGGTGCTGTCGCGCGACCAGTTGCTGGATCTGACATCCGGCCGCACGGCCCAGATCTTCGACCGCTCCATCGATAATCAGGTCTCCCGCCTGCGCAAGAAGATCGAGGAGGATCCGAAGAATCCCCGCATGATCAAGACCGTCCGCGGTGGAGGCTATGTCTTCACAGCCAAGGTGACCGGCAAGGTCGACGACGCGACTTTTGATGACGTCGACGAGGAGAACGATATTTGA
- a CDS encoding ATP-binding protein, producing MTRSASQEAMPKTNAPRRLRFTLWPRSLAGQLIAALMLALVAAQIISIIMFAFERKSITLSATRGQILDRTASVVRVLNQTDMALHGRFLKAAEGQGIRFDLEASTDLTVPAEGSVEAGLARRLERRAGLADNTVRFSKLPDDPFLLSQPRPAPEDDMASMMAPPQPSPASNGRFRNGPGNGLGQGLGPNMGQGAGQGKGPGLGMGPGLGMGMRNGQPMDGVGQSRRGNWADGRRQWRRFADHSPVWAQDMKIAVPLDSGQWLIVQSEVPTPPAKWGRPFLVSLIVSAVLIILVVVLIVRKLTAPLRELESASRKLGRGEALAPLREEGPTEIRSTISAFNAMQERLLRFVQDRTRMLAAVSHDLRTPITTLRLRTEFIDDDEMREKLQATLEEMQAMTDAVLAFAREDASKEETRDVNLAAQLSSMAEDYQELGRNVTFDGPDNLTFACRQVSLKRALTNLTENALRYAGNADLFLRATPRHIEIRICDNGPGIPDEKLEEVFVPFFRVEGSRNLETGGVGLGLSITRTIIRSHGGDVTLQNRPSGGLVATITLPRK from the coding sequence TTGACCCGCTCCGCGTCTCAGGAAGCCATGCCGAAGACCAACGCCCCGCGCAGGCTCCGTTTCACGCTCTGGCCCCGTTCGCTTGCGGGACAGCTGATCGCTGCCCTGATGCTTGCACTGGTGGCAGCGCAGATCATCTCGATCATCATGTTCGCCTTCGAGCGCAAAAGCATCACATTGTCGGCGACCCGCGGCCAGATCCTTGATCGAACCGCCTCGGTGGTGCGGGTGCTCAATCAGACAGACATGGCTCTGCACGGACGCTTCCTCAAGGCGGCAGAAGGACAGGGCATCCGGTTTGATCTGGAAGCGTCCACCGATCTGACCGTCCCTGCGGAGGGCAGCGTCGAGGCAGGCCTTGCCCGTCGGCTGGAGCGGCGCGCCGGTCTTGCGGACAATACGGTGCGCTTCAGCAAGCTGCCGGATGATCCTTTCCTGCTGTCTCAGCCCAGACCTGCCCCAGAAGATGACATGGCCAGCATGATGGCTCCGCCACAGCCCTCTCCCGCTTCCAATGGCCGCTTTCGCAACGGCCCGGGTAATGGTTTGGGCCAGGGTCTGGGGCCGAATATGGGGCAGGGAGCAGGTCAAGGAAAGGGTCCAGGCTTGGGAATGGGCCCGGGCTTGGGAATGGGCATGCGCAACGGGCAACCGATGGATGGTGTCGGACAGAGCCGTCGCGGCAACTGGGCCGATGGCAGACGCCAATGGCGGCGCTTTGCAGACCATAGTCCGGTCTGGGCGCAGGACATGAAAATCGCTGTGCCACTGGATAGTGGCCAATGGCTGATTGTGCAATCGGAAGTGCCAACGCCGCCGGCCAAATGGGGGCGACCGTTTCTGGTTTCCCTCATCGTGTCTGCGGTCCTGATCATTCTGGTGGTCGTCCTGATCGTGCGCAAGCTGACTGCCCCCTTGCGGGAGCTGGAAAGCGCCTCGCGCAAGCTTGGCCGTGGCGAGGCGCTTGCACCGCTCAGGGAGGAAGGGCCGACGGAGATCCGTAGCACCATCAGCGCCTTCAACGCCATGCAGGAACGACTGCTGCGCTTCGTGCAGGACCGCACGCGGATGCTGGCGGCTGTCAGTCATGACCTTCGGACGCCAATCACGACCCTGCGGCTCAGAACAGAGTTCATCGACGACGACGAAATGCGCGAGAAGCTGCAAGCGACGCTTGAGGAAATGCAGGCAATGACCGACGCGGTTCTTGCCTTCGCCCGCGAGGACGCCAGCAAGGAAGAGACGCGGGACGTCAATCTGGCGGCACAGCTCTCCTCCATGGCAGAGGACTATCAGGAACTGGGGCGCAATGTCACATTCGATGGGCCGGACAACCTGACTTTTGCCTGCCGGCAAGTCAGCCTCAAACGCGCATTGACCAACCTCACGGAAAATGCCTTGCGCTATGCTGGCAATGCCGACCTGTTCCTTAGAGCCACCCCGCGTCACATCGAGATCAGGATCTGCGACAATGGCCCGGGTATTCCGGATGAGAAGCTCGAGGAAGTATTTGTGCCCTTCTTCCGGGTGGAAGGATCGAGAAACCTTGAAACCGGCGGTGTCGGGCTTGGCCTTTCGATCACACGAACGATCATCCGCAGCCATGGCGGTGACGTGACACTTCAGAACCGGCCATCGGGCGGGCTGGTCGCCACCATTACCCTGCCGCGCAAATAG
- a CDS encoding GNAT family N-acetyltransferase, whose amino-acid sequence MTLSFSLAKPSQLPHIRTLFIKSMAYIGDRMGIGQSADAFSNMSDFQKAGNLYVLEAAGEVLAAAALHEEKNGLYVDYLAVQREHQHEGLGKRMLAELEMLTESRELQHLRLHTPEAMDELVAYYNRRGFAETHRVLPSHGRDQLMRVHFRKEITLNDQGMDLEYEHDRQLS is encoded by the coding sequence ATGACACTGTCATTCTCGCTGGCAAAACCAAGCCAGCTCCCCCATATCCGCACGCTCTTCATCAAATCCATGGCCTATATCGGAGACCGCATGGGCATTGGCCAGTCGGCTGACGCCTTCTCCAACATGTCCGACTTCCAGAAGGCCGGGAACCTTTATGTTCTCGAAGCAGCGGGTGAAGTTCTGGCAGCTGCGGCCCTGCATGAAGAGAAAAACGGCCTTTACGTCGACTACCTCGCCGTTCAGAGAGAGCATCAGCATGAAGGGCTGGGCAAGCGCATGCTTGCCGAGCTGGAAATGCTGACCGAGTCCCGCGAGTTGCAGCATCTGCGCCTGCATACGCCTGAAGCGATGGACGAGCTCGTTGCCTATTACAATCGTCGTGGCTTTGCAGAAACCCATCGGGTTCTCCCTTCCCATGGACGGGATCAGCTGATGCGCGTCCATTTCCGCAAGGAAATCACGCTCAACGATCAGGGTATGGATCTGGAATATGAACACGACCGTCAGCTCAGCTGA